The nucleotide sequence tccgtgcgttactctccctctgctagtagcatcattgctgatgatccgtgcgttactctccctctgctagtagcatcattgctgatgatccgtgcgttactctccctctgcttgtagcatcattgctgatgatccgtgcgttactctccctctgctagtagcatcattgctgatgatccgtgcgttactctccctctgctagtagcatcattgctgatgatccgtgcgttactctccctctgctagtagcatcattgctgatgatccgtgcgttactctccctctgctagtagcatcattgctgatgatccgtgcgttactctccctctgctagtagcatcattgctgatgatccgtgcgttactctccctctgctagtagcatcattgctgatgatccgtgcgttactctccctctgctagtagcatcattgctgatgatccgtgcgttactctccctctgctagtagcatcattgctgataatccgtgcgttactctccccaGGCTTGtggcatcattgctgatgatccgtgcgttactctctctctgctagtagcatcattgctgatgatccgtgcgttactctccctttgctagtagcatcattgctgatgatccgtgcgttactctccctctgctagtagcatcattgctgatgatccgtgcgttactctccccaGGCTTGTGGCATCATTGTTGAGATGATCCGTTCTAAGAAGATGGCTGGACGAGCAGTGGTCTTGGCAGGGCCACCTGGTACTGGAAAGGTAAGGGTTAATTCTCTAGGAAGGAAGCAGCACAAGTTCTTTGAAAGTAGATGTCATGTAATTGTTGCCTCTCCGTCCCTCAGACCGCCCTTGCACTGGCTGCAGCACAGGAGTTGGGCAATAAGGTCCCTTTCTGCCCCATGGTAGGCAGCGAGGTCTACTCCTCTGAGATAAAGAAGACCGAAGTCCTGATGGAGAATTTCAGGAGGGCCATCGGTAAGTGGCTTGGTTGGTTTCTGGGACATGGCCCCAACCTTCAAGATTTTTGATGTCTTTGTACtttgtacaaatatttaaacaaaccATTTTAAAGACTGGCAAACATTTATTTGCCAATTATATATATTCTTACTGCTGCCGATTCACTGGGAAGGGAACTGAGCACATGCGGTAGGGAAATGGCCAACAGCCCGTAAGGGGAGGGGGATTAGTTTTGAAATGGTTGTCATAGTGGATAAGACTTCGTTGACCAACAGCCCCTGCTTTAAGTATTGCGTTGTGGCCCTCACCATAGTGGATCCACCACCTGTGTGGCGCTCGTTCTCAGTATTACAGGCTGCATGAAAGAGGAACAAGAGAATGATCAAGTTACTGTTGATAGAACAAAAGTTCTGTCTGTAATGAAATGCTGTACGGTTCAGCTAGCGGCGGCCATGTTCACAGAGTAGTGCAAAActacacgcgtgtgtgtgtgtgtgtggtgttgtcCATACAGGGCTGCGTATCAAAGAAACAAAGGAGGTCTATGAAGGGGAGGTGACTGAGCTGACCCCCTGTGAGACTGAGAATCCCATGGGTGGCTATGGAAAAACCATCAGCCATGTCATCATCGGTCTGAAGACAGGCAAAGGCACAAAGCAACTCAAGGTCATACAGGAAGGTCATGGAGGCGCTAGCGATCTGCTAAACGTTAACGTGTTCGCTAGACTTTCTCCGAGTTGTAACAATAAGCCTGGCGAGTAACGAGCAGCGTCTGACTTGGACATCTTCTGTCGCTTCCTCAGTTGGACCCGAGCATTTATGAGAGTCTTCAGAAAGAGCGTGTGGAAGTGGGAGATGTCATTTACATCGAAGCCAACAGTGGAGCTGTGAAGGTACACCTTACTTCCTAGTGCTGTTATATAACAGTACATTTATTCAAGTACTAATACTTCTGCTCCATGACTTCTCAGAAGGAAATATTGTAACTTTACACTACTGCATTAACTCCCAAGTTAATGTTTATATCTTGTATACCTTTCCTGCTCAGTGTTAACCGTCTGAAAATCCGTGATAGACGTGTAATACTACGATCCAAATACGTGCTGACGTGTCCTTTCATCTCCAGTTCTGCGTGAAAGCTCTGCTGCGTTTCTTCTGTACTCTGGAACGAGCCGGTGTCGTTCCTTCGTCTCCCCTCGCGCTCTTTATCGCTCAATCTCCCACAATGCCTTGTTTCCAGCAGTGACAGGCTGACGCGGCGGCTCCTCTACTCCTTTCGTCCCCACACCTGGCCCCCATGCTGTGTTGTTCACTGTTGTCCACAGCGATGTGGAGCTTAAGTTAACCCATTGTGGGGTTTCTGTGTCTTTACAGAGACAAGGTCGCTGTGACACTTTCGCTACAGAGTTTGACCTTGAGGCGGAGGAGTACGTCCCACTGCCCAAAGGCGACGTCCACAAAAAGAAGGAAATAGTCCAAGATGTTACGCTGCACGATCTCGATGTTGCTAATGCCAGACCCCAGGTGTGTACGGCACATATCGCATAAGCAATTCAGTGGAATCCCGTTTATTATTAAATAACGGCTCTCTGTTTGGTCGCAGGGAGGCCAAGACATTCTCTCCATGATGGGACAACTTATGAAGCCTAAAAAGACCGAAATCACAGGTAGAGACACCTGAACCTCCGAGCTGTCTTCACCAGATGCGGTACCGCCTTCTTTCCATTTGCTCTTTTGTTTTAGATAAGCTCCGTGCAGAGATCAACAAGGTGGTCAGTCGCTACATCGACCAGGGCGTGGCCGAGCTGGTCCCTGGCGTGCTGTTCGTGGATGAGGTGCACATGCTGGACATTGAATGTTTCACTTACCTGCATCGAGCGCTTGAGAGCACTATTGCCCCCATCGTCGTGTTCGCCTCAAACAGGGGAAACTGTTTGATCAGGTGGAGGCTCTAAAATGTTATGACGTACACTATTGAACAGGAACATGGGCGGCTCGTATCATTGAGTCATCTGCTGCTTTGCAGGGGGACAGAGGACATCTGCTCTTCACACGGCATTCCTCAGGACTTACTGGACAGAATCACGATCATCCGTACCGTGATGTACACGCCACAGGAGATGAAGCAAGTGGGTCTGAGTGTCAGGCGTGTGCATGTGACGCGTGAGACCTACGTATGCATGCGCCACTAATCACGACGTTTGTAGATCATCAAGATCCGTGCTCAGACCGAGGGAATCAATATCAGTGAGGAGGCGCTGACCCACCTGGCAGAAATTGGCACCAAGACCACCCTCAGGTGAGGATCAGGAAACAGGAACAGTTTCTGTGCTGTTTTTAGCTGCGGCTGATAATGAGGCTTGTGTGGCGGAGGTTGATCAGAAATCAGCGGGACTACGCAGGAATAAAAGGGTCAAAGGATTCCAGAGAGAAACAtactccacttcctgtttcctgtttcctcagaTACGCCGTGCAGCTGCTGACCCCAGCGAGTCTGCTGGGCCGTGTTCAAGGAAAAGAGTCGGTAGAGagggagcaggtggaggagatcAATGAGCTGTTCTACGATGCCAAGGCCTCGGCCAAAATCCTCCAAGATCAACATCacaaatatatgaaataaaacTGGATTTCTTCTACTTCATCTCTCACAATCTGCAGAGCTGGGCCACCGTCTTACTTCACTTCTCCGTTCCCTTGATATGTTCTCATCTCTATCTCTAATTACGGTGTCCTGTTTCACTTATCCTAGTAGTTTtgttctatttgtttttttgctttgttcataAAAAAACTGAAACAAATTGAAACTGTTTTCTGTGAAGTTTCTGAATTGGTTTCTCATTTTACTTAACAATTatcacattaaaatgcatgtCCAGTTATTAAACATAATGGATGAGACCGAAATCACATCAATTATAAACATTTTATCTTATCGTTTGACAAACTCACAATCCAGAAAAACAAAGGATGTAATGTGAAGCTCTTCCTTCATGTGCACTGAATCAATACTTTCTATTACTTTACGGGTGTTTCAATGTCAAAGTGGAAAGTTCTTAAGGgttaaagaaatgttttgctATTTAAGAAAGTGAGTAAGAGCAACAATCCGGCACTTCAAGTAGAGATGGAAACCCACCGATCCCAAATTCCAACGTGA is from Brachionichthys hirsutus isolate HB-005 chromosome 8, CSIRO-AGI_Bhir_v1, whole genome shotgun sequence and encodes:
- the ruvbl1 gene encoding ruvB-like 1 gives rise to the protein MKIEEVKSTTKTQRIASHSHVKGLGLDEAGNAKQLACGLVGQEAAREACGIIVEMIRSKKMAGRAVVLAGPPGTGKTALALAAAQELGNKVPFCPMVGSEVYSSEIKKTEVLMENFRRAIGLRIKETKEVYEGEVTELTPCETENPMGGYGKTISHVIIGLKTGKGTKQLKLDPSIYESLQKERVEVGDVIYIEANSGAVKRQGRCDTFATEFDLEAEEYVPLPKGDVHKKKEIVQDVTLHDLDVANARPQGGQDILSMMGQLMKPKKTEITDKLRAEINKVVSRYIDQGVAELVPGVLFVDEVHMLDIECFTYLHRALESTIAPIVVFASNRGNCLIRGTEDICSSHGIPQDLLDRITIIRTVMYTPQEMKQIIKIRAQTEGINISEEALTHLAEIGTKTTLRYAVQLLTPASLLGRVQGKESVEREQVEEINELFYDAKASAKILQDQHHKYMK